The region GGCTGGACCTGTACGCCGCCGCCGTAGCCGGCGCGGTCGAGCGGCTGCGCGGCGCGGAGATCGACGGCGCCCGCGCGCGCGACCGCTTCGCCGCGGAGATCGGCGCGCGGCCCGACGCAGAGATCGCGGAGACGTTCTACAACTCGGTGATGCGCCGCGTCCTGTCCATCGTCGGCGTGGAGCCGGCGCTCGAGTTCACCGCCGCGGCCGACGGCGTGGCGCACCCGGAGGCGGGCGTGGAGCCCGTCCACCGCGAGTGCGCGGACGGCCCGCTGTCGGCGGAGATGGTCGCGGCGCTCTTCCGCGCGACGGAGCTGGCCGGGCGCTTCGCCGACCTGCGCGGCGACGCGGAGGCGTGCGAGCGCGCGGCGCGGCACCAGCTCGGCGCGGACGCGGAGCGCGTGCGCGGCGCGGACGCGCTGCCGTTCCTCTTCTACCGCAACAAGGCGGCGTATCTCGTCGCCCGGCTGCGGCTGGAGGGCGGCGAGGTGCGGCCGCTCGTCATCCCCCTGGTGAACGGCGAGCGCGGCGTGCGCCCGGACGCGGTGCTCACCACGCCGGACGAGGTGCACGTCGTCTTCTCCTTCGCCCGCTCGTACTTCCACGCCGACACCGATCGCCCCGCGGCGGCGATCGACTTCCTGCGCACGCTGATGCCGGCCAAGCCGCTCCACGAGCTGTACACCACGCTGGGCCACAACAAGCACGGGAAGACGGAGCTCTATCGCGAGCTGGTCCGCCAGCTCGCGCGCGGCGACGTGCGCTTCGAGCCGGCGGAGGGGATCCGGGGGCTGGTGATGTGCGTCTTCACCCTTCCCGAGTACGCCGTGGTCTTCAAGGTCATCCGCGACCGGTTCGGTGCCAGCAAGACGGGGACGCACGAGACGGTGAAGGAGAAATACCGCCTGGTCTTCCGCATGGACCGCGTGGGCCGGCTGGTGGACGCGCAGGAGTTCGAGGACCTCACCTTTCCGCGCGACCGCTTCGCCCCCGCGGTGCTGGACGAGCTGCGCGCCGAGGCCACCGGCTCCATCCGCGACGACGGGCGGCGCGTCGTGGTCCGCCACCTCTACACCGAGCGCAAGCTGCGCCCGCTGGACCTCTTCTGCCGCGAGTCCGACGCGGAGGCGGCCGCCGCGGCGATCGTGGACTACGGCAACGCCATCAAGGACCTGGCGTGCGCCAACATCTTCCCCGGCGACCTGCTGATGAAGAATTTCGGCGTGTCGCGCCACGGGCGGGTGATCTTCTACGACTACGACGAGCTGGCGCTGCTCACCGCCGTCCGCTTCCGCTCCATCCCCACCGCGCGGTACGAGGAGGACGAGATG is a window of Longimicrobium sp. DNA encoding:
- the aceK gene encoding bifunctional isocitrate dehydrogenase kinase/phosphatase; translation: MRGAAARRARVETAADAAEEVLEAYERWLARFREVTRRSRTRFLNREWREWQEDAAERLDLYAAAVAGAVERLRGAEIDGARARDRFAAEIGARPDAEIAETFYNSVMRRVLSIVGVEPALEFTAAADGVAHPEAGVEPVHRECADGPLSAEMVAALFRATELAGRFADLRGDAEACERAARHQLGADAERVRGADALPFLFYRNKAAYLVARLRLEGGEVRPLVIPLVNGERGVRPDAVLTTPDEVHVVFSFARSYFHADTDRPAAAIDFLRTLMPAKPLHELYTTLGHNKHGKTELYRELVRQLARGDVRFEPAEGIRGLVMCVFTLPEYAVVFKVIRDRFGASKTGTHETVKEKYRLVFRMDRVGRLVDAQEFEDLTFPRDRFAPAVLDELRAEATGSIRDDGRRVVVRHLYTERKLRPLDLFCRESDAEAAAAAIVDYGNAIKDLACANIFPGDLLMKNFGVSRHGRVIFYDYDELALLTAVRFRSIPTARYEEDEMSADAWFSVNEGDVFPEEFVPFLVPAGPLREVFMDAHRDLFTVRFWREIQERQKAGEVPDFFPYPQSRRLKNL